A genome region from Phoenix dactylifera cultivar Barhee BC4 chromosome 18, palm_55x_up_171113_PBpolish2nd_filt_p, whole genome shotgun sequence includes the following:
- the LOC103723201 gene encoding probable serine/threonine-protein kinase PIX13 has product MGNCFGFPVKSLSPTNTRASSPGPSTSKTSSSITTTGKLSSISSITFGQSSGSIGSAYEAFPEGRILEAPNLRIFTFAELKNATRNFKPETVLGEGGFGRVYKGWVDEKTLNPAKSGFGMVVAVKKLNPESMQGLEEWQSEVNFLGRLSHPNLVKLLGYCWEDRELLLVYEFMAKGSLENHLFRRGAAFEPLSWSLRLKIAIGAARGLAFLHTSEKQVIYRDFKASNILLDSNYTPKLSDFGLAKHGPTGGDSHVTTRVMGTYGYAAPEYVATGHLYVKSDVYGFGVVLLEMLSGQRALDNNRPTGQHNLVDWGKPYLADRRKLSRLIDPRLEGQYHSKGALQAAQLTLKCLAGDPKSRPSMKEVVETLEQIEAMKSRSRESKDAAKQTAGCNRGQIPAQPRSPLQARHGGVGSGMQARHHPPRVR; this is encoded by the exons ATGGGGAATTGCTTCGGTTTTCCGGTGAAGTCTCTAAGTCCGACAAACACCAGAGCGTCCAGCCCAG GGCCATCAACATCAAAGACCAGCAGTAGCATCACCACCACCGGGAAGCTGTCAAGCATCAGCAGCATTACCTTTGGGCAGTCTTCTGGCAGTATTGGAAGTGCTTATGAGGCTTTTCCGGAGGGTCGGATCCTGGAGGCACCAAACCTTCGAATCTTTACTTTTGCTGAATTGAAGAATGCCACGAGGAATTTCAAGCCTGAGACAGTTCTTGGGGAAGGTGGATTTGGGAGAGTATATAAGGGATGGGTGGATGAGAAGACTCTGAACCCAGCAAAGAGTGGGTTTGGGATGGTGGTTGCTGTAAAGAAACTGAATCCTGAGAGCATGCAAGGGTTGGAGGAGTGGCAG TCTGAAGTGAATTTTCTAGGGAGGTTGTCACATCCCAACCTTGTTAAGCTCTTGGGCTATTGCTGGGAGGACAGGGAGCTCCTTCTTGTGTATGAATTCATGGCAAAGGGCAGCCTAGAGAATCACCTCTTTCGAA GAGGAGCAGCTTTTGAGCCACTCTCTTGGAGCCTAAGGCTGAAGATAGCCATCGGCGCAGCTCGCGGCCTTGCATTCCTTCATACATCAGAAAAGCAGGTCATTTACCGGGATTTCAAGGCTTCCAATATCCTCCTTGACTCG AACTACACTCCCAAGCTTTCTGACTTTGGATTGGCAAAGCATGGGCCAACTGGTGGAGACTCGCATGTCACGACACGAGTCATGGGCACCTATGGATATGCAGCTCCAGAGTATGTTGCCACTG GCCATCTATATGTGAAGAGTGATGTTTATGGTTTTGGAGTTGTGTTACTGGAGATGCTCTCCGGTCAGCGGGCGCTCGATAATAATCGTCCAACCGGGCAACATAATTTGGTTGATTGGGGTAAACCATACTTGGCTGATCGTAGAAAGCTGTCACGGTTGATAGATCCGCGGCTCGAGGGACAGTACCACTCCAAAGGAGCTCTTCAGGCTGCTCAGCTTACCCTGAAGTGTCTTGCTGGTGATCCTAAAAGCCGTCCATCTATGAAAGAAGTGGTGGAAACACTGGAGCAGATCGAGGCCATGAAAAGCAGGTCAAGGGAGTCTAAAGATGCCGCCAAGCAGACCGCTGGTTGCAACCGTGGCCAAATTCCAGCGCAGCCCCGTTCCCCACTTCAGGCGAGGCATGGTGGTGTTGGATCTGGCATGCAGGCCAGGCACCACCCTCCCAGAGTACGGTAA